GCTGAAAGGTAGTCCTGCCATGCGTTATTGGATCGATGGGGTTCTTATGGATGAACGGACTACAGAGAACTGGGCTAAGGTTGATAAAGAAAAAAAAGAGGCCATAAAGAAAGCTGTCGATAAAGCCCGAGATAAGCATGCCAATGGAGTCGTTCGACTCTACTCGAAAGTATTAAGGGAGAAAAGAACTGAGACCTATTATGACTCTCTGGGTATGGGTTATGGATATGGGATGTTGGGATATCCTTTTGGATTTGGAGATCCGTTTTGGGGACCAATGATGTATCCTGGTTTTGGGATGGGTTACGGAGGACCTGTTCAAAGTTCCACCCAACTCATCACTGTTTTTCATATTAGGTCAAAATTTGATATTATCCATTACAATACCTATTGATATTTCGTAGTGTTTTTTAGAAGTTTTTGGAAAAACCGAATGGGTTTGGTTATTTTCCAACTGAAGGAATTTTTTATCTTTTCGATTTCTTCTTCTTTTTCAGCCAATTGTTGAAGGAGTTTTTCCTCTACGAAATCGGGATTCGTTTCATTAGACCAAAAATTTCCTTTTTGATCCGGAAAGGATACAGCACCCTCCGAATCTTTTACCCCAGGGATAACTTGAGCTACTTTTCCGGCAACAATCGGTTTGCCAATAGAAGTTTCTTCTTCGGCTGATTTAGTTATCATACAAATGGAATTGACAAATTCTATTTTATAAATTTGACAAAGGGATTCATTTTCAATCCGAATGCCATAAACTTTTTCGAACCCCCTTATCAAATCATCCCTTTTCATAGCTACACCCCAATAGGGATGATGAATAATATCCACAAGTTTTTTGAGAAATCCGACTGTGGTATAAGGGTAGTAAAGACCTCCTTCGAACTCTTTCCAATAACTACAATGGAGATCTTCTACAATATAAATTCCATTATTTTCGAGATAAGGGAAATAGAGGGCAAAGTTTTTAATGACATCAGACGACTTGTGGGAACCATCGTCGATAATGAGGTTAAAGGTGGATGATTCTGAAATAATCTGTTTTTTTGTATCTTCTTGGCTTGCATCACCAATGATTACACGGATTCTGGGATCTGAAAAAATCAACTCTTTGCAACGAGAATTAATATCACAACCCACGATTTTTGCCGCTTTTTTAAAATATTGAGACCAAATCTCAAGAGATCCTCCATTTTGAACGCCTATTTCGAGTAAATTAATAGGCATATTCTTAAACTTAAGAAAAACGGAATCATAAAATTTGAGATATGAAATCCACTTATGAGCTATCTTTCCTTCGTGTTCTAAGTAAAGTTGGGTCAGTGTCTTGTGCATTCCAGGGAAAAAATTATAGCTTAAACTAAAAAAACCTTTTATGTATCGAAAGTGATTATAAAGGGATTGTGAAAAGAAGAAAGCTTATTTTACTGTGAGCCTACAACGATCACTTTAGAACCTTCGACTTTTGCTTCATCAGGTGGATTGAGAACTACCCTATCCTGTGGAGTAACCCCTTTTAATATTTCCACTTTATAACCATCGTTATTTCCCACTTCGACTTCTTTAAGATGGCAAATATTATTTTGATCTACCGTCGAAACATAGGGTTTAGCTTCTTTAAAAAACAATGTATTGACGGGTATTGTCCATGGAGCAATGCTTGGAACTTTGATCGATACGATAACATAGAGTCCAGGCAGGAGTTTCATATCGGAATTTTCCACGTCGACCTCCGTCAGTAGAGTCCTTGAAGCCGATTCAAGCCCATAAGATGTCCGCACTACTTTACCCGAGTAGATTTTTCCAGGTTGCTCGGGTACAATGACTTCAGCCGCCATGCCTTCATTGATCGAAAAAGAATAGGTCTGAGGGACAGCGATGTAAATCCTTAAAATGTCAATCTGAGCAATGCGATAGAGTTGTTTGTGGGCTCCTTGAACCGCTTCATTTTGTCCAGCAACAAGGGTTCCAATATCAATGTTTCTTGCTGTAATGACCCCATCGAAGGGTGCGGTGACCTTTTCGAAACTTTGCCACTGCAACAGTTTATCCAACTCAGCTACAGCTGCTTCATAACCCGTTCTTTGAACGTCATATTCCTGAGCTGAAACAGCTCGGGTAGAGGCAAGGTTTTTCCATCTTTCATAACTTATCCTTGCGATCTCTACTTTAGCTCGAGCATGTTCAACTTCCTTATCTACTTCTGGTGCATCAATTTCACAAAGAAGTTGTCCCGCTTTGACCTTGTCACCAATATCCACGTACCATTTTTTAATATAACCGTTTACCCTAGCCCAGATTGGGGTTTCATAGAAGCCTTGAGTTGTCCCAGGCAAGGCTAAAGAAGTAAACTCTTTTGTTTTTTCTGGATGGATTACCTTGACATAAACATTTTGGGATTCCTTCAGGGTGGCTTGAAGCTCAAACCAGTTTAAGATTCTTTGAAATAAAGACAAAATGAGAAGTAAAAAAAATAGTGTCCCTAAAATAAACAATGGTTTTTTTTCTTTTAAAGACTTTAAGGCACCAATGCTTTTCCCTTTAAAAAAGTGAATCACAGATTGGAAGAAAAAGAGAATTCCTTTTTTTTTTACAAAACGAGGATTATCCTCCTTTTCTTCTTTTTTCTCTATGTCTTTTTTAATTCTTTTAGTCATCGATTCACATTTTTATAATTTTCTCTGTCGAATAGTGGTAAACATTGCGGGGACGAAAAATAAAGTCCCAACTGTCCCTAAGAGTAATCCACCAATGACAGCTCGACCCAAAGGTGCGTATTGTTCACCTCCTTCAGTTAAACCTAATGACATAGGAAGCATGCCTATAATCATAGCCGAAGCCGTCATGATAATGGGTCTAAATCGGATGAGTCCAGACTCTATCGAAGCCTCAAGAGGATTTAGACCTTCTTTGACTCTCTGATTAGCAAAAGTGATGAGAAGTATACTATTTGATGTAATAACTCCTACAGACATGAGCATACCCATGAGTGAAGGAACATTAAAAGTGGTATGACTTAAAAGCAACATCCATAAGACACCGCATCCTCCAATAGGCAGCCCAGTAAGAATAATGAAAGGTTCTCTCCATGACTGGAAATTAACCACCATCAAAAGATAAACGAGTATTATGGCAAAAATAATTCCAAATCCTAGCTGCTGAAAAGCGCTGTTCATGCTTGTCAGTTGTCCAGTTAAGTTGATTCGATAGAGAGGAGGAAGTTTTTTCCTAATGGGCTCGAGTTTTTTTTCTATAGCGGAAGCGACTGACCCTAAATCTGTATCCTGGATATTACAAAGGATATCGAAAACAGGTTTCATAGTTGAATGGCTGACCATAGCTGGTTCTTTTGTATGAGTCAACTTGGCGACATTAGCTAAGAGCTCGGAATTTAAGACGTTGCCAAGAAGGGTTTGCGTTGATTCGACTGGAGGAGAAGTTCCCACCAAAAAAGGGGTAGTGATGGAGGTTAAAGGAAAATTCAATAAATCGTTGACAGAGTTAATCTTAATTTGTGGGCTGAAAGCAAGCAATGGATAATTAATTGTCGTTTTGGGATCTGGCCAGTAAGTAGGCTTGACCATATAACTTGTTGAAAGTTGATTTAACACATTATTAGCGATATGAATTTGAAAAAGACCCATCTCAACAGCTTTGACTTTATCCACTTCAAGATGAAGGGTGGGATAATCTATCCGTTGATGGATATGAGCGTCTACAATTCCAGGGATCCCCTTGATTTTGGAAAGAGATTCCGTAGCAAATTGCCAGGCAATCTTATCGTCAGTACCAATCACTTGAATGTCGATAGGTGCAGGAGTACCGAAGTTAAGAACTTGATTAACCATGTCTGCGGGTTGAAAAAAGAAAGTACAATCAGGAAATTCTTTTCTTAAAGTTGTTCTGATTTTTTTCATGTAGAATTCAGTAGGGCGGTGTTTTTCCTTTAAATTGATCATGATTTCCCCATCGAAAGAGGCTTGGTTCATGGAATCGGACATGGCAAGAGTGGCCATAAAATAGATGGGTAAGCCCATGTTATCCACAATGGTTTCGAGTTCAGTAGGGGGGATTATTTTTTTTATGGTCGCTTCGATTCGGGAAAAGTACTCCTCCGTTTTTTCAAGACGGGTTCCCGTAGGAGTGTACACATGCAAGCGCATGATTCCCGCATCGACTGTTGGGAAGAAATCCCTTCCAATAAAGGGAAGGATTAATAGGCTTCCTAAGATGAACAAAAGCACCCCACTATAAAATTTCTTTCTGTTGTTTAAAACAACCCTCAAGGTGTTAACATAGGAATGACGAAATCTTTCAAAGTTTCGATAAAAGGAACTCTGGAAGGGATAAAAAAAGGAGAAAAGCTTATCGATCCAGCTTTCTTTATGTTCTTGAGATTCCAATAAAAGAACCATTGTGGGGACAAGAGACCGTGATAATACATAAGAAAAAAGCAGAGCAAGAACAACGGCAAGAGCCATGGGTATAAAAAGGTATTTCGGTGGACCTTCTAGAAATATGACAGAAGTAAAGACTATAGAAATCGATAGTGTGGCAACGAGTGCTGGAAGAGCTATCTGTTGAGAGCCATCCATTATTGATTGCAAATTGGGTTTCCCTAACTCCTTATTTCTATGAATATTTTCGATAGCTACTGTTGCATCATCAACAAGTATGCCTACTGCTAGAGCAAGACCCCCAAGCGTCATCAAATTCAAGGTGTGGCCCAAGAGTTTAAGCAGAAATAAAGCGGTTAATATGCAAAGGGGAATTGAAGTGAGAACGATAAAAGTGCTTCTTGGGCTTCTTAGAAACAAAAGGATCATTAGTCCTGTAAGAAAGGCAGCTGTGCCAGCCTCAGAGACTACCCCTTTTATGGCTGCACGAACAAATACGGATTGATCGAAGAGTTCTTGAATTTTTTTGTCTGGGTTTGCTTTACGTATTTCGGGCAGGAGCGCTTTAATTTGATCAACAATTTGAATGGTCGAAGCTCCCATTGTTTTGAGTGTGGTCATGAGAATACCACGAACTCCATTTAATCTGACAACATTGACTTGAGGAACCCCTCCATCGTGCACTGTGCCAACATCCCGAAAATAAATTACCCGATCGTTGATATTTTTTCGCACATAAGCGAAGCTAGGATCATATACCCTTTTTATCGGAAAATCATTAATTTCAAAAAGGTTCTTTGGCACATTGTTCAAGGTTACAAAATAATCCCGATCCCCAATTTTTATATCCCCTGAAGGATAATTGAGCACTTGCCCATCAAGTGCATTCAATGCATCTTGGGCTGAAACTCCCCTAGCAAGGAGTTGATTGGGATCCAAATCTACGGTCATCCACCTAACTATTCCCCCCCATGGGGGAGGAAACATTGTCCCTTTAACCGACAATAGATCGCGGCGCAGTTGCCAGATGGTATAATCATAAAGAGCAGGTTCAGAAAGAGAAAAACTGGAAACAGCAATTTGTAAAACAGGAACAGATGAGGCATTAAACTTAAATATAAGAGGTGGGGTTGTCCCAGGAGGCATTCTTTTTATGATAGGTTGAAGAACGGCTGTGATTTCTGCAACTGCCATGGAAATATCTACGTAAGGTTGAAAATAAACTTTACTGACTGAAAAACCGAAATAAACATTTGAGTCTATCCGTTTTACACCATCGACAAAATTTGCAATCTGATAATCGCTAAATGTGGTTATGTAATTGGTCATATCAGTTGGAACTAGTCCCAGATATTGCCAAGTCACTACAACAACGGGAATATCAATTTCAGGAAATATATCGGTAGGGGTCGTTTTAATGCTAAAGAAACCGAGGAAAAAAATCAGAATGACCAATACGCCGATAGTATAAGTTTTTTTTAAGGCTAATTTGACCAACCACATAACTTTTGTCGGGAAAGCGGATTTTTAGTTTAAAAAAAAATAATTTATTAATTAAAATTATGTAAAAGAAAATGTTTAATGGTCAAATTAGTTTGA
The DNA window shown above is from Methylacidiphilum caldifontis and carries:
- a CDS encoding class I SAM-dependent methyltransferase — its product is MPINLLEIGVQNGGSLEIWSQYFKKAAKIVGCDINSRCKELIFSDPRIRVIIGDASQEDTKKQIISESSTFNLIIDDGSHKSSDVIKNFALYFPYLENNGIYIVEDLHCSYWKEFEGGLYYPYTTVGFLKKLVDIIHHPYWGVAMKRDDLIRGFEKVYGIRIENESLCQIYKIEFVNSICMITKSAEEETSIGKPIVAGKVAQVIPGVKDSEGAVSFPDQKGNFWSNETNPDFVEEKLLQQLAEKEEEIEKIKNSFSWKITKPIRFFQKLLKNTTKYQ
- a CDS encoding efflux RND transporter periplasmic adaptor subunit, with the translated sequence MTKRIKKDIEKKEEKEDNPRFVKKKGILFFFQSVIHFFKGKSIGALKSLKEKKPLFILGTLFFLLLILSLFQRILNWFELQATLKESQNVYVKVIHPEKTKEFTSLALPGTTQGFYETPIWARVNGYIKKWYVDIGDKVKAGQLLCEIDAPEVDKEVEHARAKVEIARISYERWKNLASTRAVSAQEYDVQRTGYEAAVAELDKLLQWQSFEKVTAPFDGVITARNIDIGTLVAGQNEAVQGAHKQLYRIAQIDILRIYIAVPQTYSFSINEGMAAEVIVPEQPGKIYSGKVVRTSYGLESASRTLLTEVDVENSDMKLLPGLYVIVSIKVPSIAPWTIPVNTLFFKEAKPYVSTVDQNNICHLKEVEVGNNDGYKVEILKGVTPQDRVVLNPPDEAKVEGSKVIVVGSQ
- a CDS encoding efflux RND transporter permease subunit, translating into MWLVKLALKKTYTIGVLVILIFFLGFFSIKTTPTDIFPEIDIPVVVVTWQYLGLVPTDMTNYITTFSDYQIANFVDGVKRIDSNVYFGFSVSKVYFQPYVDISMAVAEITAVLQPIIKRMPPGTTPPLIFKFNASSVPVLQIAVSSFSLSEPALYDYTIWQLRRDLLSVKGTMFPPPWGGIVRWMTVDLDPNQLLARGVSAQDALNALDGQVLNYPSGDIKIGDRDYFVTLNNVPKNLFEINDFPIKRVYDPSFAYVRKNINDRVIYFRDVGTVHDGGVPQVNVVRLNGVRGILMTTLKTMGASTIQIVDQIKALLPEIRKANPDKKIQELFDQSVFVRAAIKGVVSEAGTAAFLTGLMILLFLRSPRSTFIVLTSIPLCILTALFLLKLLGHTLNLMTLGGLALAVGILVDDATVAIENIHRNKELGKPNLQSIMDGSQQIALPALVATLSISIVFTSVIFLEGPPKYLFIPMALAVVLALLFSYVLSRSLVPTMVLLLESQEHKESWIDKLFSFFYPFQSSFYRNFERFRHSYVNTLRVVLNNRKKFYSGVLLFILGSLLILPFIGRDFFPTVDAGIMRLHVYTPTGTRLEKTEEYFSRIEATIKKIIPPTELETIVDNMGLPIYFMATLAMSDSMNQASFDGEIMINLKEKHRPTEFYMKKIRTTLRKEFPDCTFFFQPADMVNQVLNFGTPAPIDIQVIGTDDKIAWQFATESLSKIKGIPGIVDAHIHQRIDYPTLHLEVDKVKAVEMGLFQIHIANNVLNQLSTSYMVKPTYWPDPKTTINYPLLAFSPQIKINSVNDLLNFPLTSITTPFLVGTSPPVESTQTLLGNVLNSELLANVAKLTHTKEPAMVSHSTMKPVFDILCNIQDTDLGSVASAIEKKLEPIRKKLPPLYRINLTGQLTSMNSAFQQLGFGIIFAIILVYLLMVVNFQSWREPFIILTGLPIGGCGVLWMLLLSHTTFNVPSLMGMLMSVGVITSNSILLITFANQRVKEGLNPLEASIESGLIRFRPIIMTASAMIIGMLPMSLGLTEGGEQYAPLGRAVIGGLLLGTVGTLFFVPAMFTTIRQRKL